In Actinomycetota bacterium, one DNA window encodes the following:
- a CDS encoding carboxypeptidase M32 — EDWVETTIGASVSLGVDESQSRLWENHVGRSLAFWEGEFANAAAALAPLARSSPEAVFRAVNRVRRSLIRVEADEVTYPLHVAVRFEIERAISRGELKAADLPAAWNESYERILGISPPSDADGVLQDVHWSIGYLGYFPTYLIGSVYSAALFDAYTAHAGGKDAVRDQFRAGDFAPLLTWLRKNVHEVGSLKLPAQVIADATGRPAEGGIDTGPFVAYIQSKYRDLYDL; from the coding sequence GAGAGGATTGGGTGGAGACCACCATCGGGGCCTCGGTGTCGCTGGGGGTCGACGAGTCGCAGTCCCGCCTGTGGGAGAACCACGTCGGCCGCAGCCTGGCCTTTTGGGAGGGCGAATTCGCCAACGCCGCCGCAGCGCTGGCGCCTCTGGCTCGGTCCAGCCCGGAGGCGGTGTTCCGTGCCGTGAACCGGGTTCGCCGGTCGCTCATCCGGGTGGAGGCCGACGAGGTCACCTACCCGCTGCACGTCGCAGTCCGCTTTGAGATCGAGCGAGCCATCTCGCGGGGCGAGCTGAAGGCCGCGGACCTGCCCGCTGCATGGAACGAGAGCTACGAGCGCATCCTCGGCATCAGTCCGCCGAGCGACGCCGACGGCGTCCTGCAGGACGTCCACTGGAGCATCGGCTACCTGGGCTACTTCCCGACCTATCTGATCGGGTCCGTGTACTCGGCGGCCCTTTTCGACGCCTACACGGCCCACGCCGGAGGCAAGGACGCGGTCCGGGACCAGTTCCGGGCGGGCGACTTCGCCCCCTTGCTGACCTGGCTGCGCAAGAACGTCCACGAGGTGGGTTCGTTGAAGCTGCCTGCCCAGGTCATTGCCGACGCCACCGGCCGGCCGGCGGAAGGCGGGATCGACACCGGCCCGTTCGTCGCCTACATCCAGTCGAAGTACCGGGACCTGTACGACCTGTAA
- a CDS encoding M23 family metallopeptidase, whose protein sequence is MRCFRRRVLCCFAVLLLGLAACGRDSAPGVLRTSTPEASPSPPPASPSPEPSPSPVAPPTPSPPSPAPVAAPAGQYTFPLASASAARYGRSHHDYPATDIFAPCGTPAVAVTGGVIQEVSRTDEWSSANDNPAIRGGLSYSMVGDDGVRYYGSHLATVAPDINPGTRVEKGRQIGTVGDTGNARGSGCHLHFGLSPPCGPGDWQVRRGTVYPWSYLDSWRSGGGRSPTDEVQAWNARNRAC, encoded by the coding sequence GTGAGATGCTTTCGCCGTCGAGTGTTGTGCTGTTTCGCCGTCCTGCTCCTTGGGCTGGCCGCCTGCGGCAGGGATTCGGCTCCCGGTGTGTTGCGCACCTCGACGCCTGAAGCATCCCCATCGCCTCCACCGGCCTCTCCGTCGCCCGAGCCGTCCCCTTCACCGGTCGCCCCACCTACCCCCAGCCCGCCGTCCCCCGCCCCGGTCGCAGCGCCGGCCGGGCAATACACCTTCCCGCTGGCTTCCGCATCGGCGGCCCGCTACGGCCGTTCCCACCACGACTACCCGGCGACGGACATCTTCGCGCCCTGCGGAACCCCGGCCGTCGCCGTCACCGGCGGGGTGATCCAAGAGGTCAGCCGGACCGACGAGTGGAGTTCGGCGAACGACAACCCGGCGATCCGGGGAGGCCTTTCCTACTCGATGGTCGGCGACGACGGCGTGCGTTACTACGGCAGCCACCTGGCAACGGTGGCCCCGGACATAAATCCCGGGACCCGGGTGGAGAAGGGCCGCCAGATCGGCACCGTCGGGGATACCGGAAACGCCCGAGGGTCCGGCTGCCACCTTCACTTCGGCCTTTCGCCTCCGTGCGGGCCCGGCGACTGGCAGGTCCGCCGGGGGACCGTCTACCCGTGGTCATACCTCGACTCGTGGCGTTCCGGCGGCGGTCGCTCGCCGACCGACGAGGTGCAGGCCTGGAACGCCCGCAATCGCGCCTGCTGA